The Candidatus Hydrogenedentota bacterium genome includes a window with the following:
- the pilO gene encoding type 4a pilus biogenesis protein PilO, whose protein sequence is MTDIQQGKVTRQDLIFVATVILIAALLFVAFYFFGYRRINQAIDTRSDDLKTVQANLKQAEEVNKSIDLLREEAQEMKILVDIFEDRLPDEREIPRLLNRFELLGAEIGLRVQLSSLPTSTSGDTEIIPYKVTAYGQFHQIATFINMLERDERYLKVSELDINEEKDGVSSASFILSTFRFISKADTSK, encoded by the coding sequence ATGACGGACATACAACAAGGTAAAGTGACGCGACAAGACTTGATCTTTGTCGCAACAGTGATCCTGATTGCCGCGCTGCTCTTTGTCGCATTTTATTTTTTCGGATATCGCAGGATCAATCAAGCTATTGATACGCGTAGTGATGATCTCAAAACGGTGCAGGCTAATTTGAAACAGGCGGAAGAAGTAAACAAATCCATTGATCTGTTGCGTGAAGAAGCACAGGAAATGAAAATACTGGTCGATATCTTTGAAGACCGCCTGCCCGACGAACGAGAAATACCGAGACTGTTAAATCGCTTTGAGTTGCTGGGCGCAGAAATAGGGTTGCGTGTGCAATTGTCATCGCTGCCTACTTCCACCTCGGGAGACACAGAAATTATTCCTTATAAAGTGACGGCATACGGGCAATTCCACCAGATCGCCACTTTCATCAATATGCTTGAGCGCGATGAGCGTTATCTCAAAGTATCGGAATTGGATATTAATGAAGAAAAAGACGGTGTTTCCTCCGCGTCTTTTATCTTGAGTACATTCAGGTTTATCAGTAAAGCGGACACCTCAAAATGA